From the Mammaliicoccus sciuri genome, the window GATTCAAATACATACGGAAGACAATTATTTGATTTATGCAATTGGATTTTTACCTGGCTTTCCATTTTTAGGGGGATTAAATAAGAAAATACATACACCTAGAAAGGAAACTCCGAGAAGTAAAATCGTCCAAGGATCTGTTGGAATTGCAAATAATCAAACAGGACTTTATCCGAAATCATCACCAGGCGGATGGCAAATTATTGGTCGAACACCAATAGATGTTTTTAACTTAGATCGTGAGCCTATGATTTTATATGAAGCTGGAGACTATATTGCTTTTAAAGCTATTCATCAAGAAGAATTTACGCGAATTGAAGACGAAATTGCAAATGGCACATTTGATTATAGTCAGTTAGTAGGTGATTTGAAATGAAATGTATAAAACTAGGTTTGTTTACGACTGTTCAAGATATAGGTCGATCAAAATTTGAAAAAGATGGATTTTCTGAAGCGGGT encodes:
- the pxpB gene encoding 5-oxoprolinase subunit PxpB, which translates into the protein MDIKQVSETHFMIYEQNEISPEIRNKISTIALHIESLQHPAVISVTSSYRSIMIAFDAKQYTYETILNELDLHHLNLNQENASRSKKLITLPVVYGGEFGPDLNIVAEHAQLTEEDVIQIHTEDNYLIYAIGFLPGFPFLGGLNKKIHTPRKETPRSKIVQGSVGIANNQTGLYPKSSPGGWQIIGRTPIDVFNLDREPMILYEAGDYIAFKAIHQEEFTRIEDEIANGTFDYSQLVGDLK